In Colias croceus chromosome 8, ilColCroc2.1, a genomic segment contains:
- the LOC123693584 gene encoding uncharacterized protein LOC123693584 isoform X1: MNSFNINSAVNCIKTLVDGCRCVNCDQLNKTRLRYNCGHSICEKCLAINTTCMLCSPSSNSSTILDIPQTERVKHASELLNTFQDLFNVDVYRQHRISEQLKVEKELFPECIQAPMKYFNKRKSSIFTEKENLRPSLLPGENISRSDKTKMEKSINYVQEWLNQNETSSKTKRASRKPFADLNVNTGSNINVTKTKRTLNNSILSDNFNKRPKKIKKEKSINITKVNKKSLCENYESGIGLDDEVFVIDDSQSDIVDKDELALMAVMQADQDDSVIDADIDVNKIVNKELPRCCSPSTSTYKVPFYKKALLTENCFLCVKDLEKKDANKKNNTKNLIVTIDSKSFVTTIKVSDIKPNNISNLTKTSVAVQTEDTNDNFEVNEECRVTKDVSCEAINNVSSEDIFKNDVINQKIDCGNKSKCLIIEDSDDDSLASERREVEVEAQVHRSSDLIDYVLTPLEYQDYNKRARPVVRGKTPASSDSSDKENFDPNKRKRSKCSKLLKSKRLKK; this comes from the exons ATGAATAgttttaacattaattctGCTGTTAATTGTATCAAAACATTAGTCGACGGTTGTCGATGTGTCAATTG CGATCAACTTAATAAAACACGCCTCAGATATAATTGTGGCCATTCGATATGTGAAAAATGTTTAGCAATTAACACTACATGCATGCTGTGTTCTCCTTCATCAAATTCTTCAACCATTCTGGACATACCACAGACAGAGAGAGTTAAACATGCCTCAGAATTATTGAACACATTTCAAGACCTATTTAATGTGGATG tttacagGCAACACCGTATTTCAGAACAACTGAAGGTTGAAAAAGAATTATTTCCGGAATGCATTCAAGCCcctatgaaatattttaataagaggAAAAGTTCAATTTTTACAGAAAAAGAGAATTTAAGACCTTCTCTTCTACCTGGTGAAAACATTTCAAGGTctgataaaacaaaaatggagaaatctataaattatGTCCAAGAATGGTTAAATCAAAATGAAACAAGCTCAAAAACAAAAAGAGCTTCACGAAAGCCTTTTGCTGATTTAAATGTCAATACTGGAAGTAACATAAATgtcacaaaaacaaaaagaacTTTAAATAACAGTATATTGAGCGACAACTTCAACAAGAGgcctaaaaaaattaaaaaagaaaaaagtatCAATATcacaaaagttaataaaaaatcattatgtgaaaattatgAAAGTGGAATAGGATTGGATGATGAAGTTTTTGTAATTGATGATTCTCAGAGTGACATAGTTGATAAGGATGAATTAGCCTTGATGGCTGTAATGCAAGCAGACCAAGACGACAGTGTTATAGATGCTGATAtagatgtaaataaaatagtaaataaagaGCTACCTAGGTGTTGTTCCCCATCTACCTCAACATACAAAGTTCCATTTTATAAGAAAGCTTTACTCACTGAAAACTGCTTCCTGTGTGTCAAAGACTTAGAAAAGAAAGAtgctaacaaaaaaaataacaccaaAAATCTAATTGTAACAATAGACAGTAAGAGTTTTGTGACAACAATAAAAGTATCAGATATAAAgcctaataatattagtaatttaacaaaaacatcAGTGGCAGTTCAAACTGAAGACACCAATGACAATTTTGAAGTGAATGAAGAATGTAGAGTGACAAAAGACGTATCATGTGAGGCTATTAATAATGTTAGCAGTgaagatatttttaagaatgaTGTTATAAATCAAAAGATTGATTGTGGAAATAAGTCAAAATGTTTGATTATTGAAGATTCAGATGATGATAGTTTGGCAAGTGAAAGAAGAGAAGTTGAAGTTGAGGCTCAAGTACACAGGTCCAGTGATCTAAT AGACTATGTTTTAACTCCATTAGAATACcaagattataataaaagagcAAGACCAGTAGTAAGAGGAAAGACACCAGCTAGTTCTGACTCATCtgataaagaaaattttgatCCTAATAAAAGGAAACGGTCTAAATGTAGTAAGCTCTTAAAAAGCAAGAGATTGAagaagtag
- the LOC123693584 gene encoding uncharacterized protein LOC123693584 isoform X2, translated as MLCSPSSNSSTILDIPQTERVKHASELLNTFQDLFNVDVYRQHRISEQLKVEKELFPECIQAPMKYFNKRKSSIFTEKENLRPSLLPGENISRSDKTKMEKSINYVQEWLNQNETSSKTKRASRKPFADLNVNTGSNINVTKTKRTLNNSILSDNFNKRPKKIKKEKSINITKVNKKSLCENYESGIGLDDEVFVIDDSQSDIVDKDELALMAVMQADQDDSVIDADIDVNKIVNKELPRCCSPSTSTYKVPFYKKALLTENCFLCVKDLEKKDANKKNNTKNLIVTIDSKSFVTTIKVSDIKPNNISNLTKTSVAVQTEDTNDNFEVNEECRVTKDVSCEAINNVSSEDIFKNDVINQKIDCGNKSKCLIIEDSDDDSLASERREVEVEAQVHRSSDLIDYVLTPLEYQDYNKRARPVVRGKTPASSDSSDKENFDPNKRKRSKCSKLLKSKRLKK; from the exons ATGCTGTGTTCTCCTTCATCAAATTCTTCAACCATTCTGGACATACCACAGACAGAGAGAGTTAAACATGCCTCAGAATTATTGAACACATTTCAAGACCTATTTAATGTGGATG tttacagGCAACACCGTATTTCAGAACAACTGAAGGTTGAAAAAGAATTATTTCCGGAATGCATTCAAGCCcctatgaaatattttaataagaggAAAAGTTCAATTTTTACAGAAAAAGAGAATTTAAGACCTTCTCTTCTACCTGGTGAAAACATTTCAAGGTctgataaaacaaaaatggagaaatctataaattatGTCCAAGAATGGTTAAATCAAAATGAAACAAGCTCAAAAACAAAAAGAGCTTCACGAAAGCCTTTTGCTGATTTAAATGTCAATACTGGAAGTAACATAAATgtcacaaaaacaaaaagaacTTTAAATAACAGTATATTGAGCGACAACTTCAACAAGAGgcctaaaaaaattaaaaaagaaaaaagtatCAATATcacaaaagttaataaaaaatcattatgtgaaaattatgAAAGTGGAATAGGATTGGATGATGAAGTTTTTGTAATTGATGATTCTCAGAGTGACATAGTTGATAAGGATGAATTAGCCTTGATGGCTGTAATGCAAGCAGACCAAGACGACAGTGTTATAGATGCTGATAtagatgtaaataaaatagtaaataaagaGCTACCTAGGTGTTGTTCCCCATCTACCTCAACATACAAAGTTCCATTTTATAAGAAAGCTTTACTCACTGAAAACTGCTTCCTGTGTGTCAAAGACTTAGAAAAGAAAGAtgctaacaaaaaaaataacaccaaAAATCTAATTGTAACAATAGACAGTAAGAGTTTTGTGACAACAATAAAAGTATCAGATATAAAgcctaataatattagtaatttaacaaaaacatcAGTGGCAGTTCAAACTGAAGACACCAATGACAATTTTGAAGTGAATGAAGAATGTAGAGTGACAAAAGACGTATCATGTGAGGCTATTAATAATGTTAGCAGTgaagatatttttaagaatgaTGTTATAAATCAAAAGATTGATTGTGGAAATAAGTCAAAATGTTTGATTATTGAAGATTCAGATGATGATAGTTTGGCAAGTGAAAGAAGAGAAGTTGAAGTTGAGGCTCAAGTACACAGGTCCAGTGATCTAAT AGACTATGTTTTAACTCCATTAGAATACcaagattataataaaagagcAAGACCAGTAGTAAGAGGAAAGACACCAGCTAGTTCTGACTCATCtgataaagaaaattttgatCCTAATAAAAGGAAACGGTCTAAATGTAGTAAGCTCTTAAAAAGCAAGAGATTGAagaagtag